The sequence below is a genomic window from Desulfopila inferna.
CAGCATTGAGACCGGGAGCATCGCCTCCCCCTGTTGAAATAACCACCTTCTTCATTTTTGTCCTCGCCGATAATTTCTGCAATGGTTTAAATACCTGGCTGAGCTGGACAAGAACCTTTAGATAGCTCGTCCATAACGGCACTTTCGGAATATACTTACCTGCCCTACTTCCGGAGTCTCTTGCTTTGTGTAACAGTTGCTCTTAAGATTTAATCCTCGGAGGTAAGAGCACACTTCGATATCAATTATATGCCTGCGGTTAAATTTATCAAGCGTCTTGATTTTTGAACAGATAGCGCAGTCTTCGAAATTGTTCATTCCTGGACAGACACGCGTTTGTTTCCCTGTAAAAAAATAAGAAACAAATTGTAAGGTATTAAATAGTATCATCATGATTCAAACTCAAGCAATAAAAAATTATTCCCAGTTTCGCCGTGATCAAGCAATTTAATAATTAAATTATTATCTATCACTCCAGCACTTCACCAACAAGCACATGTAGCTGTTTTCATTTTACTAAATCGAGAAATCATGCTTTATACCGAAATCGCTTTTATTGTATTTCAGTCGAGGATTGATTGACTTATTCTGCAGCGCACATTATGTTTTTGCCTACGGAAAGTTGATATTTGCTTTCGGAGCATATATTACAGACACAAAGCAAACGTTAATAATAACAAGGAGAATTTAATGTCTGAGTTTACCGTCACAGACTTGGCTGTGGATAAATTAAAAGAGTATCTGGCGCAGAACAATATTGATTCTGCACTAAGAGTCGCCTTGATGCAGGGTGGCTGAGCCGGGCCCTCTCTGGGCTTGGCTCTGGATGAGCCAAAAGACAACGACAAAGTATATGACAACGACGATCTGAAATTTCTGGTTGAAGAAAGCCTGCTTGAAACCTGCGGTTCAATTAAGGTTGAATATGTAGAGGCCGGTCCCCGATCCGGATTTGGTATAACTTCTACGAATCCAATCGGAGGCGGTGGTGGTTGCAGCAGCGGTTCCTGCGACAGCGGCAGCTGCGGTTAATTCTTGCCAGACAGCTGAGGAATCACTCTCTCCAGGATTGATTCCTCAGCCCTCTTAGACGAATCCTTCTGCCCTACCAGACCTGTTTTTTCCTAATTTGTCCCCCACGACAATCTCATAAACTAATCCATCATCCAAAGATATTTTTGAACTTTCATTGTGTCATTGTTGACGCACTCGTATCGCATCATTACTTTCTACCCGAATCATTGTGTGCAGAAGTTTATTACTTATTGTTGAAGTAATGCATAGAGGAGAAAAAGATGCAATTCGACAAATTTACCTTGAAATCGCAGGAAGCAGTCCAAGGTTCCCAGAGGATCGCGCAGGAGAAAGGCCACCAGCAGATACAGCAGGCCCACCTTCTCAAGGCGATTCTCAGTCAACCGGACGGTGTAGTATTTCCCGTTTTGCAGAAAAT
It includes:
- a CDS encoding IscA/HesB family protein, coding for MSEFTVTDLAVDKLKEYLAQNNIDSALRVALMQGGUAGPSLGLALDEPKDNDKVYDNDDLKFLVEESLLETCGSIKVEYVEAGPRSGFGITSTNPIGGGGGCSSGSCDSGSCG